One genomic window of Pieris rapae chromosome 15, ilPieRapa1.1, whole genome shotgun sequence includes the following:
- the LOC110998204 gene encoding gamma-secretase subunit pen-2, with protein MDLNKLPNDKKLELCRNYFKVGCVFLPFVWAVNAVWFFNDAFKKSPFDEQKEIKKYVVFSAIGAIIWIIVLSVWVAAFQLNRVAWGSVGDSLSFILPLGRA; from the exons atggatttaaataaactccCAAATGACAAAAAGCTTGAGCTCTGTAGGAACTATTTCAaag ttggaTGTGTATTTTTGCCATTTGTGTGGGCTGTTAATGCAGTGTGGTTCTTTAATGATGCATTCAAAAAATCACCATTTGATGAACAAAAggagataaaaaaat atGTGGTATTTAGTGCAATTGGAGCAATAATATGGATTATAGTGCTCTCTGTTTGGGTGGCAGCATTTCAACTGAATAGAGTGGCGTGGGGCTCAGTTGGAGATAgtctttcttttattttacctttGGGAAGGgcttaa